The DNA region CGAGTGCTCGGTCCACTGATAATTTATGCGCGCGTCTTCAGGTTCTCTCAATCGCTAATGCGCGTGTTTGTCGAGCTGCTATTTCATAGAGCAAATGTATGAGCATTGTAACTCGAGGTCTTCTATGCACGGGGATCCCTTAGAAAGGAATTGAAAAGGTAGTGCCGCCGATGCCATTCTTCAACCCGAAAATACCCATATCTCCCTTTGCCGAGATCACCGATCGGAATTCCATCCGCGTCCACGGGGACGACTCATGATTCATACAGAAAGGTGTATTGTCCGTGTAGCCCAGCCGACATTCTGCTTCATCCGCGGAGCATATTGAGGCAACCAACCGGAAGGAAACTCGGTTTCAGCGGAATATGCCACGAGTTTCGGCTGTTCGCCGCCCCTATATCTCGTTCCTCTAAAACTGACGATTCAGTGCCACCCTCGAGGGTGCTCGAGGACGGCTCGAAACGTCGCTGATGAAACCGGTCGCACGTGCCACCGATCGTATCCGTCACGTTTCCCTCGCGAGCCGATATTTCGTTTCAGCTCGTTGTACGCCATCGGAAAAGTGAAAATTCAAATGGGGTGAGGAAAAACTGCCGGTGGATTTATCTTAGTTGTCGTTCGTGTACATTCTGCGCGCCCAATGTCCCAGCTTTTTCAACACTGTGTAACTTTCACCGTTTTAAAGTTGTCACCGTGTAAACGAGGGAGGCTTGCACCCTTATAGGATAACGATTTCACGCGTCGTAGCTTTTCAAATTAGTCAAACGATTCCAACGCAGACACCTGGTCCACCCAAGCTTCCTTTTTCAGTTTTTGCCCATTCGGTAGCGTGTTGTTCGAGTCGGTAATTCGTGCGAGCGTTTCGCGATTTGGCGGAGCTGGCTTGTTTGCTCGGGGGCGTTAGTTACGCGAGAAAAGTCACGTTTGCGGTGATCCCGATGCGATTAACCCCTGGGCGTTTGCTCGCCCGCCGTGCACACGCGAGTAACGTTGAATAGACAAGCTGCCTGCTACAGAACCTACTGTACGCAACATTAACCTGTGCCTCGATAATTTACCATCCCACCCTCTCTTGATAAATGTGGCTGCACTGGCACCAACTCTTGAAACTTCACCGTGCTTCCCATTGGTCGCTCGTACAACGCATTGCCCCTTTTTGGAGCAGCTTCCGAcgtttgtaaatatgtattacGAACGAGTGGAAAACTTCGCAAAATTGTGGTCGAAGGCTTGGAAACAGTTTATAATGTGTCAGCAGAGTTCTCGCATTTTTGGGGCACTTCCTGTGTTTCATAGTGTAGGTGGAATGTGTCACGATAACTGTGGGTACTTCAGAGACTGGTGCGCAGATGAAATGACCAAAACGTTTGATTTCCTCAACTATTCTTTTCGTAAGACGTGAAAGCGACAGGGTGGTCAGTTGTGGGACACGTGCATCGTTTGTGTCCACTTCCTTCGAGTAATTATAAATCGTGCCACGGACGATAAGTAGTGAAGAGGCACACCAGAAATGTTGGCGATAAACAGATAATAAATGGACGTAATATGTTTCGAAGGTCATCCGATTTTGTATAAAATCTAGCCTGTTCCTTGGTTCGATATCAGACACATTTCAAAGTTCGAAGAAGCTAAACCAACAAAGAAGGACAATCAAAGATGTCTCGCTCCGGTATTCTGCTTTTGCTTGTTGCTATTGCTTATATTGGTTGTAAGTATCCCGTAGCTTGATACAAGAATCGTTATTATATTTAGCAACTTTTCCAATTGCGCAATGGTAAACTTTTtaccattttcattatttatacagTGAGCAGTGGCGCTATAGTTTGCCCTGCTAACGAGGAATTCAAACTCTGTGGAACTAAATGCGAGCCCACGTGTGCAATCAAACATTTCCCGAATTGCCTACAGGTTAGTTGCACgtgatatgtacatattatgcTGCACCAAGAGCTTTATCACTCTGATCCCTTTGTCAAGGTTCTTCCAGCATCTTTTATCCTTGCCCTGCATTCATCTTTGCTATCTCATTTACGCATAGATATTCTCCACGTGTTcatctatctatctatccatATCGTATTACTGATACTCATCTCACCTGtttccaattatttttatatagtgCTGTTTATCATCTGTCTTCATTTTTCCTAAATTCATACTTGTAATATCTCGAAGTAGCAGCTCAGGCTCCGATATTCATCTATGTGACAGATACACTCCCAAAATTAGAAATATAGAATAAAGAATACTGGTATCTATCACAGATGACAAGGGAAACACGATAACAAGTCCTTAATCGTTTCCCACTTTTCGCAGCTTTCACGTCCCTTTTTTTGTCGATCCTACAACATTAACGTCAGCTGCACttcgctttttatttttatcataaCGCTTACATCTTCCTACATATCTTGCGCGGTAAAGATATGATTGATATTCTAAACAAATTTTACATTGCTTCTCTGTAGGCATGCGTGACAGCTTGTCAGTGCAAAAAAGGATTCTACAGAAACGCCCATAAACATTGTGTCTCGGAAAAGAATTGTTGAGAGCATTGATACAATTCATTAATCGCTAAGTCTACTCTCGAGAgaagaaaattgtaattttaaaaaataaaaatttgtaaataattattctatgaatctTTCATCGGGTTTATCCCTTCAATCGTTGTGTTTCCTTAATTTCCGAACGAAACCTAGTTGTAGCGTCCAATTCGTTAAAAAAAGAAGCCCAAGCGTTATCGCCAAGAATGTTATCGATGACTCATGGGTTAACTTATCTAAACTAAAGACAAATGCGTAGAATCGGTGATTCAGCtacgtcgccccgagaagttttaaCTTTAATCTGGACATATCGTTCCGAGAAATTTAAAACGCCACAAA from Andrena cerasifolii isolate SP2316 chromosome 10, iyAndCera1_principal, whole genome shotgun sequence includes:
- the LOC143374227 gene encoding chymotrypsin inhibitor-like → MSRSGILLLLVAIAYIGLSSGAIVCPANEEFKLCGTKCEPTCAIKHFPNCLQACVTACQCKKGFYRNAHKHCVSEKNC